From Myotis daubentonii chromosome 20, mMyoDau2.1, whole genome shotgun sequence, the proteins below share one genomic window:
- the TMEM183A gene encoding transmembrane protein 183A isoform X5, with translation MARGPGPLGRPRPDPAAMPKRGKRLKFRAHDACSGRVTVADYANSDPAVVRSGRVKKAVANAVQQEVKSLCGLEASQVPAVEALSGAGEPCDVADSSDEMDAQEESIHERPVSRKKKSKRHREAPDGAGGEEYPMDIWLLLASYIRPEDIVNFSLICKNAWTVTCTAAFWTRLYRRHYTLDASLPLRLRPESMEKLRCLRACVIRSLYHMYEPFAARISKNPAIPESTPSTLKNSKCLLFWYRKIVGNRQEPMWEFNFKFKKQFTINVSTDMRHHRVRLVFQDTPVHGGRKLRSEQGVQVILDPVHSVRLFDWWHPQYPFSLRA, from the exons ATGGCCCGGGGTCCAGGCCCGCTAGGGCGGCCTCGCCCCGACCCGGCCGCCATGCCCAAGCGAGGGAAGCGACTCAAGTTCCGGGCCCACGACGCCTGCTCGGGTCGAG TGACCGTGGCGGATTATGCCAACTCGGACCCGGCCGTCGTGAGGTCCGGACGAGTCAAGAAAGCCGTGGCCAATGCTGTTCAGCAGGAAG taAAATCTCTCTGCGGCTTGGAAGCCTCTCAGGTTCCCGCGGTGGAAGCTCTCTCTGGGGCTGGGGAGCCCTGCGATGTTGCTGACAGCAGTGACGAGATGGATGCGCAGGAGGAGAGCATCCATGAGAGACCCgtctccagaaaaaagaaaagcaagaggcACAGAG AAGCCCCGGATGGGGCTGGAGGTGAAGAGTACCCCATGGACATTTGGCTGTTGCTGGCCTCCTACATACGTCCTGAGGACATTGTGAATTTCTCCCTGATTTGTAAGAACGCCTGGACTGTCACTTGCACTGCCGCCTTTTGGACCAGGTTGTACCGAAG GCACTACACGCTGGATGCCTCTCTGCCTTTGCGCCTGCGCCCAGAGTCCATGGAGAAGCTGCGCTGCCTCCGGGCATGTGTGATCCGATCTCTGTACCATATGTATGAGCCCTTCGCTGCTCGAATCTCCAAAAATCCAGCCATTCCAGAAAGCACGCCCAGCACATTAAAGAATTCCAAA tgCTTACTTTTCTGGTACCGAAAGATTGTTGGGAACAGACAGGAACCAATGTGGGAATTCAACTTCAAGTTTAAAAAACAG TTTACGATCAATGTGAGCACGGACATGCGGCATCATCGAGTGAGACTGGTGTTCCAAGATACTCCTGTGCACGGTGGTCGGAAACTGCGCAGTGAGCAGGGTGTGCAAGTCATCCTGGACCCAGTGCACAGCGTTCGCCTCTTTGACTGGTGGCACCCCCAGTACCCGTTCTCCCTGAGAGCGTAG
- the TMEM183A gene encoding transmembrane protein 183A isoform X3: MARGPGPLGRPRPDPAAMPKRGKRLKFRAHDACSGRVKSLCGLEASQVPAVEALSGAGEPCDVADSSDEMDAQEESIHERPVSRKKKSKRHREAPDGAGGEEYPMDIWLLLASYIRPEDIVNFSLICKNAWTVTCTAAFWTRLYRRHYTLDASLPLRLRPESMEKLRCLRACVIRSLYHMYEPFAARISKNPAIPESTPSTLKNSKCLLFWYRKIVGNRQEPMWEFNFKFKKQSPRLKSKCVGGLQPPVQYQDVHTNPDHDCCLLQVTTLNFIFIPIVMGMIFTLFTINVSTDMRHHRVRLVFQDTPVHGGRKLRSEQGVQVILDPVHSVRLFDWWHPQYPFSLRA, encoded by the exons ATGGCCCGGGGTCCAGGCCCGCTAGGGCGGCCTCGCCCCGACCCGGCCGCCATGCCCAAGCGAGGGAAGCGACTCAAGTTCCGGGCCCACGACGCCTGCTCGGGTCGAG taAAATCTCTCTGCGGCTTGGAAGCCTCTCAGGTTCCCGCGGTGGAAGCTCTCTCTGGGGCTGGGGAGCCCTGCGATGTTGCTGACAGCAGTGACGAGATGGATGCGCAGGAGGAGAGCATCCATGAGAGACCCgtctccagaaaaaagaaaagcaagaggcACAGAG AAGCCCCGGATGGGGCTGGAGGTGAAGAGTACCCCATGGACATTTGGCTGTTGCTGGCCTCCTACATACGTCCTGAGGACATTGTGAATTTCTCCCTGATTTGTAAGAACGCCTGGACTGTCACTTGCACTGCCGCCTTTTGGACCAGGTTGTACCGAAG GCACTACACGCTGGATGCCTCTCTGCCTTTGCGCCTGCGCCCAGAGTCCATGGAGAAGCTGCGCTGCCTCCGGGCATGTGTGATCCGATCTCTGTACCATATGTATGAGCCCTTCGCTGCTCGAATCTCCAAAAATCCAGCCATTCCAGAAAGCACGCCCAGCACATTAAAGAATTCCAAA tgCTTACTTTTCTGGTACCGAAAGATTGTTGGGAACAGACAGGAACCAATGTGGGAATTCAACTTCAAGTTTAAAAAACAG TCCCCCAGATTAAAGAGCAAGTGCGTGGGAGGGTTGCAGCCTCCTGTTCAGTACCAGGATGTTCACACCAACCCCGACCAtgactgctgcctcctgcaggtcacCACCCTCAATTTCATCTTTATTCCAATTGTTATGGGGATGATATTCACCCTG TTTACGATCAATGTGAGCACGGACATGCGGCATCATCGAGTGAGACTGGTGTTCCAAGATACTCCTGTGCACGGTGGTCGGAAACTGCGCAGTGAGCAGGGTGTGCAAGTCATCCTGGACCCAGTGCACAGCGTTCGCCTCTTTGACTGGTGGCACCCCCAGTACCCGTTCTCCCTGAGAGCGTAG
- the TMEM183A gene encoding transmembrane protein 183A isoform X1, whose translation MARGPGPLGRPRPDPAAMPKRGKRLKFRAHDACSGRVTVADYANSDPAVVRSGRVKKAVANAVQQEVKSLCGLEASQVPAVEALSGAGEPCDVADSSDEMDAQEESIHERPVSRKKKSKRHREAPDGAGGEEYPMDIWLLLASYIRPEDIVNFSLICKNAWTVTCTAAFWTRLYRRHYTLDASLPLRLRPESMEKLRCLRACVIRSLYHMYEPFAARISKNPAIPESTPSTLKNSKCLLFWYRKIVGNRQEPMWEFNFKFKKQSPRLKSKCVGGLQPPVQYQDVHTNPDHDCCLLQVTTLNFIFIPIVMGMIFTLFTINVSTDMRHHRVRLVFQDTPVHGGRKLRSEQGVQVILDPVHSVRLFDWWHPQYPFSLRA comes from the exons ATGGCCCGGGGTCCAGGCCCGCTAGGGCGGCCTCGCCCCGACCCGGCCGCCATGCCCAAGCGAGGGAAGCGACTCAAGTTCCGGGCCCACGACGCCTGCTCGGGTCGAG TGACCGTGGCGGATTATGCCAACTCGGACCCGGCCGTCGTGAGGTCCGGACGAGTCAAGAAAGCCGTGGCCAATGCTGTTCAGCAGGAAG taAAATCTCTCTGCGGCTTGGAAGCCTCTCAGGTTCCCGCGGTGGAAGCTCTCTCTGGGGCTGGGGAGCCCTGCGATGTTGCTGACAGCAGTGACGAGATGGATGCGCAGGAGGAGAGCATCCATGAGAGACCCgtctccagaaaaaagaaaagcaagaggcACAGAG AAGCCCCGGATGGGGCTGGAGGTGAAGAGTACCCCATGGACATTTGGCTGTTGCTGGCCTCCTACATACGTCCTGAGGACATTGTGAATTTCTCCCTGATTTGTAAGAACGCCTGGACTGTCACTTGCACTGCCGCCTTTTGGACCAGGTTGTACCGAAG GCACTACACGCTGGATGCCTCTCTGCCTTTGCGCCTGCGCCCAGAGTCCATGGAGAAGCTGCGCTGCCTCCGGGCATGTGTGATCCGATCTCTGTACCATATGTATGAGCCCTTCGCTGCTCGAATCTCCAAAAATCCAGCCATTCCAGAAAGCACGCCCAGCACATTAAAGAATTCCAAA tgCTTACTTTTCTGGTACCGAAAGATTGTTGGGAACAGACAGGAACCAATGTGGGAATTCAACTTCAAGTTTAAAAAACAG TCCCCCAGATTAAAGAGCAAGTGCGTGGGAGGGTTGCAGCCTCCTGTTCAGTACCAGGATGTTCACACCAACCCCGACCAtgactgctgcctcctgcaggtcacCACCCTCAATTTCATCTTTATTCCAATTGTTATGGGGATGATATTCACCCTG TTTACGATCAATGTGAGCACGGACATGCGGCATCATCGAGTGAGACTGGTGTTCCAAGATACTCCTGTGCACGGTGGTCGGAAACTGCGCAGTGAGCAGGGTGTGCAAGTCATCCTGGACCCAGTGCACAGCGTTCGCCTCTTTGACTGGTGGCACCCCCAGTACCCGTTCTCCCTGAGAGCGTAG
- the TMEM183A gene encoding transmembrane protein 183A isoform X4 encodes MARGPGPLGRPRPDPAAMPKRGKRLKFRAHDACSGRVKSLCGLEASQVPAVEALSGAGEPCDVADSSDEMDAQEESIHERPVSRKKKSKRHRAPDGAGGEEYPMDIWLLLASYIRPEDIVNFSLICKNAWTVTCTAAFWTRLYRRHYTLDASLPLRLRPESMEKLRCLRACVIRSLYHMYEPFAARISKNPAIPESTPSTLKNSKCLLFWYRKIVGNRQEPMWEFNFKFKKQSPRLKSKCVGGLQPPVQYQDVHTNPDHDCCLLQVTTLNFIFIPIVMGMIFTLFTINVSTDMRHHRVRLVFQDTPVHGGRKLRSEQGVQVILDPVHSVRLFDWWHPQYPFSLRA; translated from the exons ATGGCCCGGGGTCCAGGCCCGCTAGGGCGGCCTCGCCCCGACCCGGCCGCCATGCCCAAGCGAGGGAAGCGACTCAAGTTCCGGGCCCACGACGCCTGCTCGGGTCGAG taAAATCTCTCTGCGGCTTGGAAGCCTCTCAGGTTCCCGCGGTGGAAGCTCTCTCTGGGGCTGGGGAGCCCTGCGATGTTGCTGACAGCAGTGACGAGATGGATGCGCAGGAGGAGAGCATCCATGAGAGACCCgtctccagaaaaaagaaaagcaagaggcACAGAG CCCCGGATGGGGCTGGAGGTGAAGAGTACCCCATGGACATTTGGCTGTTGCTGGCCTCCTACATACGTCCTGAGGACATTGTGAATTTCTCCCTGATTTGTAAGAACGCCTGGACTGTCACTTGCACTGCCGCCTTTTGGACCAGGTTGTACCGAAG GCACTACACGCTGGATGCCTCTCTGCCTTTGCGCCTGCGCCCAGAGTCCATGGAGAAGCTGCGCTGCCTCCGGGCATGTGTGATCCGATCTCTGTACCATATGTATGAGCCCTTCGCTGCTCGAATCTCCAAAAATCCAGCCATTCCAGAAAGCACGCCCAGCACATTAAAGAATTCCAAA tgCTTACTTTTCTGGTACCGAAAGATTGTTGGGAACAGACAGGAACCAATGTGGGAATTCAACTTCAAGTTTAAAAAACAG TCCCCCAGATTAAAGAGCAAGTGCGTGGGAGGGTTGCAGCCTCCTGTTCAGTACCAGGATGTTCACACCAACCCCGACCAtgactgctgcctcctgcaggtcacCACCCTCAATTTCATCTTTATTCCAATTGTTATGGGGATGATATTCACCCTG TTTACGATCAATGTGAGCACGGACATGCGGCATCATCGAGTGAGACTGGTGTTCCAAGATACTCCTGTGCACGGTGGTCGGAAACTGCGCAGTGAGCAGGGTGTGCAAGTCATCCTGGACCCAGTGCACAGCGTTCGCCTCTTTGACTGGTGGCACCCCCAGTACCCGTTCTCCCTGAGAGCGTAG
- the TMEM183A gene encoding transmembrane protein 183A isoform X2: MARGPGPLGRPRPDPAAMPKRGKRLKFRAHDACSGRVTVADYANSDPAVVRSGRVKKAVANAVQQEVKSLCGLEASQVPAVEALSGAGEPCDVADSSDEMDAQEESIHERPVSRKKKSKRHRAPDGAGGEEYPMDIWLLLASYIRPEDIVNFSLICKNAWTVTCTAAFWTRLYRRHYTLDASLPLRLRPESMEKLRCLRACVIRSLYHMYEPFAARISKNPAIPESTPSTLKNSKCLLFWYRKIVGNRQEPMWEFNFKFKKQSPRLKSKCVGGLQPPVQYQDVHTNPDHDCCLLQVTTLNFIFIPIVMGMIFTLFTINVSTDMRHHRVRLVFQDTPVHGGRKLRSEQGVQVILDPVHSVRLFDWWHPQYPFSLRA, translated from the exons ATGGCCCGGGGTCCAGGCCCGCTAGGGCGGCCTCGCCCCGACCCGGCCGCCATGCCCAAGCGAGGGAAGCGACTCAAGTTCCGGGCCCACGACGCCTGCTCGGGTCGAG TGACCGTGGCGGATTATGCCAACTCGGACCCGGCCGTCGTGAGGTCCGGACGAGTCAAGAAAGCCGTGGCCAATGCTGTTCAGCAGGAAG taAAATCTCTCTGCGGCTTGGAAGCCTCTCAGGTTCCCGCGGTGGAAGCTCTCTCTGGGGCTGGGGAGCCCTGCGATGTTGCTGACAGCAGTGACGAGATGGATGCGCAGGAGGAGAGCATCCATGAGAGACCCgtctccagaaaaaagaaaagcaagaggcACAGAG CCCCGGATGGGGCTGGAGGTGAAGAGTACCCCATGGACATTTGGCTGTTGCTGGCCTCCTACATACGTCCTGAGGACATTGTGAATTTCTCCCTGATTTGTAAGAACGCCTGGACTGTCACTTGCACTGCCGCCTTTTGGACCAGGTTGTACCGAAG GCACTACACGCTGGATGCCTCTCTGCCTTTGCGCCTGCGCCCAGAGTCCATGGAGAAGCTGCGCTGCCTCCGGGCATGTGTGATCCGATCTCTGTACCATATGTATGAGCCCTTCGCTGCTCGAATCTCCAAAAATCCAGCCATTCCAGAAAGCACGCCCAGCACATTAAAGAATTCCAAA tgCTTACTTTTCTGGTACCGAAAGATTGTTGGGAACAGACAGGAACCAATGTGGGAATTCAACTTCAAGTTTAAAAAACAG TCCCCCAGATTAAAGAGCAAGTGCGTGGGAGGGTTGCAGCCTCCTGTTCAGTACCAGGATGTTCACACCAACCCCGACCAtgactgctgcctcctgcaggtcacCACCCTCAATTTCATCTTTATTCCAATTGTTATGGGGATGATATTCACCCTG TTTACGATCAATGTGAGCACGGACATGCGGCATCATCGAGTGAGACTGGTGTTCCAAGATACTCCTGTGCACGGTGGTCGGAAACTGCGCAGTGAGCAGGGTGTGCAAGTCATCCTGGACCCAGTGCACAGCGTTCGCCTCTTTGACTGGTGGCACCCCCAGTACCCGTTCTCCCTGAGAGCGTAG